The Limnohabitans sp. TEGF004 nucleotide sequence AAAAGCAACCGCAAAATAGACAAAGAAGAAAACGACAGCGGCGCATTAAAAACTGCCATCAGCCAATTACGGCAGGCAATGGAAGCAACACAATGCCGCACCGTGGGCGAATGGCTCAATATGCGTCATCAGTCAGGTCTATCGGTACGCGCACGCTATCGCCAACACATGGTGCACCGCGAAGACGGCAAAACCAAAACAGAAATGCGTTACGACCTCTACATTGATCGAGCCATGATTGAAAACGAGTTTGATGCACTATGGCAGAAGCAATCCGAACTCAACCCAAAGCTATTTAACGAAATTGCACGCGCTGAACTCAAAGACTGCTTGCTACATCAACGCCCACTCAAACCTGTCAAGCCTGGCCGATGCACGCTCATGTCCGAAGAGGAGCGTGCGCCGTTAGCTTTGCCTAGTCAACAACGTTTTCGGATTTACCAAGAAGTCAATAACCTGCGCTTGTTGAAAGAAGGGCTGAGTGAGCAAGCCCTCACGCTAGAGCAACGCAACCAAATCATTCAAGCACTTGAAGGCAATACGAAGCGAACATTCACACAGATCAAAAAACTCATTGGGTTTTCGGGTGGCTTTAACCTTGAAGATGAAGAACGCACAGAGCTCAAAGGCAACAGCACGAGTGCAATGCTAAGCAAGAAAGATTTGTTTGGTCCTGCATGGTTTGAGCTGAGTGAAGATCAACAAGACCGCATCGTGATGCAGCTTGTCAAAGAAGAAAACGAAGCCACTCTGGTGCGTTGGTTGCAAGAAAACACGGGCATCGACGAGGCCACAGCAGAACGCGTGGCAAACACCAACTTAGCAGAAGGCTACGGCAGCCTTTGCGCCAATGCACTGCAAAAAATATTGCCTGCACTCAAAGCCGAGGTCATCACCTATGATAAAGCTGTGCTGGCTGCAGGCTTTGACCACCATAGCAACATCAGCCATGCCCGCACAGGCGAAATACTACCGAGCCTGCCCTACTACGGCGAATACTTGCAGCGCCATGTTGGCTTTGGAACAGGCAAGCCCGAAGACACGCCAGAGAAGCGTTACGGCAAGATTGCCAACCCCACCGTACACATTGGGCTGAATCAAATTCGCACGGTGGTGAACGCCTTGCTCAAACGCTACGGCCACCCTAGTGAAGTCATCATTGAGCTGGCCCGTGATTTGAAGCAAAGCCAAGAGCAACGCAAAAAAGAACAACAGCGCCAAGCAGCTAACCAAAAGCGCAACCAACGTATGCGCGAAGACATTACAGCACTGCTACACATCAGCGCTGAACGTGTCAAAACTGCTGACCTTCAAAAAATGATTTTGTGGGAAGAGTTGAGTTTCAACGTGGCCGACCGACGCTGCCCCTACAGCGGTGTGCAAATTAGCGCGCAAATGCTGTTTAGCGACCAAGTGGAAATTGAGCACATCTTGCCTTTCTCAGCAACCTTGGATGACAGCCTAAGCAACAAGACAGTGGCCATGCGTCAAGCCAACCGCATCAAAGGCAACCGCAACCCTTGGCAAGCCAAAGATGACTTTGCTAAACAAGGCTGGGCTACAGAAGACATGCTGGCACGCGCAGAACTGATGCCAACAAACAAACGCTATCGCTTTAGCGAAACCGGCTACGCACAGTGGCTGCGTGATGACAAAGGCTTTTTAGCGCGCGCACTGAACGATACGCGCCACCTTAGCCGCGTGGCCAAGGAATACATGAGCCTTATCTGCCCTCAAGACACGCGTGCTGTGCCTGGCCAGTTGACCGCCATGCTGCGTGGCAAGTTTGGGCTGAACAACATACTTGGCCTAGATGGTGAGAAAAACCGCAATGACCACAGACACCACGCGGTAGATGCATGCGTCATTGCCGTGACCGACCAAGGCATGCTGCAACGCTTTGCACAAGCAAGCGCCTGCGCACGCCAACAACAACTCGGCAAACTGGTAGACAACATGCCGATGCCTTGGCCTACCTACCGAGAGCATGTACAACGTGCCATCGAGCACATTTGGGTCAGTCATAAGCCTGATCATGGCCACGAGGGGGCCATGCACAACGACACAGCCTATGGTTTAGGTGCAAATGGCAAAGTACGCGTACACAAAATGGTGGATGGCGTTCGCACTTTGGAGGAAAGCTCACTCAAAGTCATTGCATTTAGTGAACCCAAAGCATCAGCACGTCATGGCGTCTTACCCACTGGCGAAGCCAAACCCTACAAAGGCTACAAAGGCGACAGCAATTACTGCATTGAAATTGTGCGCAACGAAAAAGGTAAGTGGGAAGGAGAGGTTGTTTCTACCTTCGAGGCATATCAAATAGTTCGACAGCACGGCTTATCGAAACTACGTCATCCAACCCTAAGCATCAGAAATAAACCACTCGTCATGCGTTTATTGATTGATGACGTTGTGAAATTAAGCACACCAGACAAAAGCAACTATGTTGGACGCATCGCAACGATCAGCGGAAATGGTCAAATATTTATGGCCCCACACAATGAGGCTAATGTAGATGCGCGAAATCGAAGCAAAGAGGATGTGTTTTCTTACATTTCGAAAATGGCCGGATCACTACAAAAAGCAACCGGCCGCCGCGTCAGCATCTCACCCATCGGCGAACTCAAAGACCCAGGCTTTCAAGGCTAAGCATGCAAGGCCGCATCGTTGAAGTTGCCGATGACCGCAGACACCTGTCGGTCTATCGCGGCTTCATGCTGGTGCACAGCACAGGTGATGACCGCCAAGAGATAGGCCGCGTAGCACTGGACGACATGGCAGCGCTGATAGCCAGCGCGCACGGCATCAGCTACACCAACAACTTGCTGGTAGCACTGGCCGAACGAGGTGTGCCTTTTGTACTGTGCGCGGC carries:
- the cas9 gene encoding type II CRISPR RNA-guided endonuclease Cas9 (Cas9, originally named Csn1, is the large, multifunctional signature protein of type II CRISPR/Cas systems. It is well known even to general audiences because its RNA-guided endonuclease activity has made it a popular tool for custom editing of eukaryotic genomes.); translated protein: MNEMHYRLALDLGSTSLGWAMVRLNAENQPCAIIKAGVRIFSDGRNPKDGSSLAVTRREARAMRRRRDRLLKRKARMMKTLITHGFFPQDEEDRKLLERSDPFALRAKGLDQALRADEFARALFHINQRRGFKSNRKIDKEENDSGALKTAISQLRQAMEATQCRTVGEWLNMRHQSGLSVRARYRQHMVHREDGKTKTEMRYDLYIDRAMIENEFDALWQKQSELNPKLFNEIARAELKDCLLHQRPLKPVKPGRCTLMSEEERAPLALPSQQRFRIYQEVNNLRLLKEGLSEQALTLEQRNQIIQALEGNTKRTFTQIKKLIGFSGGFNLEDEERTELKGNSTSAMLSKKDLFGPAWFELSEDQQDRIVMQLVKEENEATLVRWLQENTGIDEATAERVANTNLAEGYGSLCANALQKILPALKAEVITYDKAVLAAGFDHHSNISHARTGEILPSLPYYGEYLQRHVGFGTGKPEDTPEKRYGKIANPTVHIGLNQIRTVVNALLKRYGHPSEVIIELARDLKQSQEQRKKEQQRQAANQKRNQRMREDITALLHISAERVKTADLQKMILWEELSFNVADRRCPYSGVQISAQMLFSDQVEIEHILPFSATLDDSLSNKTVAMRQANRIKGNRNPWQAKDDFAKQGWATEDMLARAELMPTNKRYRFSETGYAQWLRDDKGFLARALNDTRHLSRVAKEYMSLICPQDTRAVPGQLTAMLRGKFGLNNILGLDGEKNRNDHRHHAVDACVIAVTDQGMLQRFAQASACARQQQLGKLVDNMPMPWPTYREHVQRAIEHIWVSHKPDHGHEGAMHNDTAYGLGANGKVRVHKMVDGVRTLEESSLKVIAFSEPKASARHGVLPTGEAKPYKGYKGDSNYCIEIVRNEKGKWEGEVVSTFEAYQIVRQHGLSKLRHPTLSIRNKPLVMRLLIDDVVKLSTPDKSNYVGRIATISGNGQIFMAPHNEANVDARNRSKEDVFSYISKMAGSLQKATGRRVSISPIGELKDPGFQG